The stretch of DNA catggtccagaagcgccgtcgtgtcctgtgggccaaggctcatttaaaatggactatttcaaagtggaaaagtgttttatggtcagacgagtccaaatttgacattcttgttggaaatcacggacgccgtgtcctccgggctaaagaggagggagaccttccagcatgttatcagcgttcagttcaaaagccagcatctctgatggtatgggggtgcataagtgcatacggtatgggcagcttgcatgttttggaaggctctgtgaatgctgaaaggtatataaaggttttagaacaacatatgcttccctccaaacaacgtctatttcagggaaggccttgtttatttcagcaggacaatgcaaaaccacatactgcagctataacaacagcatggcttcgtcgtagaagagtccgggtgctaacctggccagcctgcagtccagatctttcacctatagagaacatttggcgcatcattaaacgaaaaatacgtcaaagacgaccacgaactcttcagcagctggaaatctatataaggcaagaatgggaccaaattccaacagcaaaactccagcaactcatagcctcaatgcccagacgtcttcaaactgttttgaaaagaaaaggagatgctacaccatggtaaacatgccccgtcccaactattttgagacctgtagcagaaatcaaaattgaaatgagctcattttgtgcataaaattttaaactttctcagtttaaacatttgctatgttatctatgttctattgtgaataaaatattggctcatgtgatttgaaagtcttttagttttcattttattaaaattttaaaaacgtcccaacttttccggaattcgggttgtatatatatatatatatatatatatatatatatatatatatatatatatatatatatatatataatatctatatatataaagtctaaagtTCTCTTCAGTGTTTAAAAGAATGACCCCCTTCACTCTCTTGATGTGTGTTTTCCAAACAgcctcaagtcaagtcaagtctgctttattgtcaattcttccacatgtacagtacatacatacagagaatcgaaattgcgttactctcagacccccggtgcacacagataacattaacattaaagcctaaatatctagatcaaaatatacaatgtactatacaataagggaatgataaaaaagacatataataaaatttaaaataaagttaaataaagcagcgcaaggcaaaggcagatagagtgcaaatcaatgaagtgaacaacagtgcagataaaagattttctagtgcaaaaacaaaagcttattaagtctgattaaagtgacaaagggctcaagagcagttattttatttaactgactgactCATCTATATGAACAGCACTACAGCCCTGACAAACACTTCCTGTCCATAAGATTGTGTATCAGTGAAAGCGATCTAAACAGTGAAACCTTGCGACACTCTAGATTTCAAGAGGAGCTTGCAGTCCTCCAGTAGTCTTGAATAGTCTGCTACTTCTCAGATGGGTGGGTGCGGGGATTTTTTTCTCTGGTTTGCACTCAGAGAGAAAGTCAAAGAGAAAGAATGAGCTTAAGGCTGTTATATtgctcttttttatatatatatatttctccacTACCTCCACTCTCTCGTCAAGTCCAGGAGGCATTCAGTTGTAGTGTACAGGACTCATCAAAGCCATTCAAAGTCATTTCTCATGTTCTGATTAGAAATAATATCATGACAGAGCACAGTGAAAGAGTTTTTCTGAGATTCATCAGGTCACTCAGGGATAGTTTGAATTTAAGTAATGCCCTCGAttcttgacatttttgcacacaaGATCATAAATTAGATGTCTTAATCAAAATTTCTATCTAGTAACTTTTCAGAGTAATGTTTGAAAGGAATGTTCCCAAAATCCTAAAGGAATGCACAGGATTTCTAATAAAATCTATATCATTATTTGGAACCAGTTTAAAGGAATCAAATAGACATCTGCTAAGACTCAAATAAGAACCTGATGAACTTAAGTTCTATGAAATTAACAAAATtagtcggggggggggggggggcttgagtttaatttatttgattctCTGAGGCTATTTGAGTATAGGTTCCAGATTATAAAAGGAATCCTATTTGTTTGACTAGCACCTCTTTAGACATTACATTTAAACTGAGAATagcattttatacacacacacacacacacagcaaggtTGTTTCTCTCCGCTATAATGTCATAGACAAATACCTTGCATTAGAGCAGAAATTACAACAGCAGAAAATGTAGCAGCACAAGCAAGAATGACTTAAATGTTCACTCAGGGTTTTAAAGGTTATGAGACCGTGATGAGATAAGAAACAGCTGTTCTCCTTCAAGTTTTCTGATAACCTTCATTCAGCAGAAAGTAACTGCTGTCACTGGAAGCGTACATCAGCAAAGATCAAAATCAGCAAGTAATCAGTGTTTCAGTGGGTAAATTGTAATCCAAGCAAACACCAATCCAACCAAACACTTcaaaaatagcatgcatttttAAAACAACTTTAGTTGTTGGTGGGTTAACTTGTCAAATTCTTCACGTTAAGCTAATAGATACTAATAGCTACTAAACTTTGCTTTCAAATCCAGGAAGTCAAAAGTTTACAACATTTAAATCTTAATATTAAATCTTAAATATGAATAGGTTATCTGGGCtgatttatgaaaatgaaaaaagaaatggCAAAGAAATGGTTAAATAAGACTTTTTGAATGGGACTTTCGCACGTTCATAATTTATTGTAagtgttcatattttattgtaaatcatTTAGGCTACATAATTCCCCAGTGTTACCCTTTACATGGCACAGCTTACCCCTGGCATGGGGCAAGTTGTGCCACTggacctctttaaaaaaaacaagtatgTTGCCTACCTAGACAGTCTTTTTTGGCATCATATGAGTGTTTGTATGATCCCTCAGCGACTCCGATTACCAAAAAGACTGACTATGTAGGCAGCACACAAGGTTTTGAGGCACAGCTGGAGGAACCAGAAAACTCTGAAATCTTACTGCTGATTTTCGGGCTGGTTTTGCGCTCGCTGGTAGAAGGAAGATCCGCGAACTGGACCCGGTGTCCGGACATCTTCTGCACCTCTCCAGACAGCTCGACCCTGGCCAGAAATCCGCAAAACTTATTTCCCGCTTCCGTCTAGCTGAAAACACATGGAGCAATGAGTCGGTGTATGCGCTGTGGATGTATGGCCAGAGGACACAAACTCCTTCAagagaggagagagacagagggagggtGAGAAAGCGAGGGGGTTTTCAgaccaaaaaagtaaataaataaataagaaaggaACGTAAAGTTCACACGACTGCAGAATTTATTCCAATTTAAACCAGATAATTTAAAAATCAGATTTTGCGGTGTGAGCTTATTTATGCATATTTTGCCACACATTTAAAACCAATGGTTTCTTCAACATACTCAATAAGCGATGATCTTATATAAGCAATAACTATAGACGTTTAGCTAACTGAAAAAATGTCTTAGTCCTTGAGCTTTTGCAGTAGGGATGCAGAATGCACAAACTGACCAACTGTTTAGCTAACGTTTATTAGACCCCTGAACgacataaaaactataaaaaaaatagcgGGTTGAACAGTTAGACTTACTGGTAACTATAAAGCATCATAAGATGAAAACACGCTCcatctcacacattcacagtgtCGTGGGTTTGCGTCCTGTCGCATGATCCAAACGATGCACTGTAAAAAGCTGCATGATTTCTGAGGCACTGCTCTGTCATTGAGAGGCTCCCGGGGCGGCTTATGCTGCCATCCAGTGTCTGACACAGAAATCATCAAAATCTcggaataaatatgatttatcagAAATGGCCTATTAGAGAAGGAGAAGATGCGATTCATCATGGTAAGATATTTACCGATTATTGCACACACCACAAACACGGAGGTCATCTTGTTTCTTAATAAACCTCCTGAATAAACTTGGTGAATAGTCACTACAGTAATATTTGGGCTTGACCAGTTATTTTGTGAAGTGAAGGCCACTTGAGGCAACATTATGATGTGAACACAAAAAATTTATAATAGTGCCTTTGTGTTGCCTATTGCCAAAAAGTCATATGAATAGCTAAGCTTCATCTGTTGTAATACCAGATTGTGCCGTCCCATATACAACAGTAAAGAGTGATTCTTCTATTCAAAGAAAGAACTTTGAAGACCCCCATCTCCCCCTTAGAGGAGCCACTTTAAATAGAGATAACCACACTGAGGTCAGTCTTTAGAGCAGTCTATGAGAACATGTGCTCACAAGACTGACATGAGATCACTCTTTCCTCTCATTCCTACACGtttatgtcattattttttttttcacagggtGCTGTGTCTGTAAAGGTTAACATTTATGTAAAAGCCATGTTCTGGGAATAAAGAAAATTTCTTAAAGACTTTTACAGATGTTACAACCAGATGTCCAACCTTGTCCTTTTTTGGTAATAAACTCTACAGAGTATATTGAGATACAACTGGGTGATGCTGTTAAAGGTTAatgataattttaaaaaatctatcatttacttaccctcctGTTACAAACCTGATTGAgaaatgtgttgttgttttggtCTACATACTATGGTCAAagaggtccaaaacaacactggactgcgactttcattgtatagacagaaatattctgcaaaatatcttgttttgttttccacagatGAATTATCGTCATACAAAGTGTTGTCCGAGTCCAACTTGTCAAATCCAAGTCGAGTTCAAGTCTGGAACATATCCGACTGCGAATTCAAGTCTCAAATATCTTAAATCTACAGATTAATGAGGGTGGATAATGGtgacataattttatttaatttcatttcttggaacaaacaaaacattaactgatacatatatatatatatatatctataacgtatttcagctagttgctctgacaatatttagtttaaaattgaagtactaaaatattttagttaCTAATGTTAGTATATTTCaactaaatatgtattatatatcaaaatatttatattttaaaacaaatatactaatttgatgaaaaaaaagacaaaaacataaaataaaatattaacaaaaacttttaataGTTTATATCAATGATACTGAAGTAAAACTGTTTCAAaagaatttattcaaaaatacatatttgcAAAATAGATTTCAGGCACTTGAACATTAATGAACCATATAACACAACAGTGCAGGTAATGgactaaaaagaaaagaaaagaaaaaaaatctttaacaaaTAAACAGTAACAAGAACTGCTGGAAATGTTTGTATAAGTGCAACATATTCCATTCAGGTGGATGAACAGTTCTGCACAacagattacaaaactatatacaggacaaaaatatacatacaaaacTTAAACTTCTGCAGACAAACATGCAATGAAGGTTAGCTAAGAAACATTCGCTCAGACCCAGTCCTTATTTTGCATATCGCACCACAAATCATCTTGTGCACTGCACTTCAACACATTTATGGAAAAAAAGGAAGACACACAAGGAtagaaatgtaataaattaaggCAATATTTAATCACTTGAGGAATCAAAGTGCAATCCATTTGGAAACATCAGAATGAGTTACAGGTACATGCTCCGATGGAGTCCACCGCTTTCAGTGAAGGCCGTTCTGCTCAATGTACATTTTGGAAAGGGACGCCGCCATGGACTTGGCCAACTCCTCGTCCCTTTTGCGCTGTACCTGGGTGTGACGGCACCAATCATCATACTCCGGGTTGGGCTGGCAGCTGTCCAGCAGCACATCATAATGACCGTTACTGAGCCAGCTTAACCATACAGCTGGTTTAGACAGGTCCTCTTCACCCAGGTAGTGCACCATGGTTGATACAGTTGGGCTTTCCACGCTTCCCCCAGTAGTCAGGTAGATATTCATATTTAGCATCTGACTCATGGCCAACAGCTCCGGATAGCCAGCCCATGTGCCGTCCTGCGCCGCGTTGATCAGAAACTCCCCGACGTCGCCTTCGATTATGGGGTTGAACTCCTCCAGGTGGTCGGCGATGTGGTGCATGGTTTGCTCTCTCAGCTCCTTGTGCATTGACTGGTCTCCATAAGCTGCCTTTGAAACAGCCCGGTACAGGCAGTTCCCATCTGGGATGATGTGAAAGCGGTATTTCTGCCTGTCGTGGAGGTATTTGTTCTGTCTCTCCACTTCGGCCAGGTAACGGGTAACCTTGTTGTCAACGGCGCTTTTGTTGGGTGTTGCACTGGGCTCCTGAAGGATGTTCAGCTCGAAGACTGGATTATCGTCTTCAACACTTTCTTGCCTTTCTGGGACTTTAAGACTTTCATGTGAATCAAATGATGGGTTTTCTACACTTCCAAATGTTCTGGAGGGCGTGGCATCACTTTGCATTACTGATTCGAGTCTCCTTTCACAAACTCTGTAACTGTCATTATCAAAACACCTATCGTAGTGAACTGAATTTCTCTCACTTATCTCATCGTTGTCATCCCCAAAAACGTTTCTTCTGGGGTCTAACTCGAAGACAGAATCAGAGTGGTGATGATCATCTCCGTTGACTGCGTACGTAACTCGGTTGTAGCGCGTCTCCAGAGGTCCACGGTTTGTGCGCGGCTCCTTCACGATGTGAACGGGCACAGATCTCTCCACGCCATCCGGTCGCGTGATGATAATCTCCGCGGTAGAAGTGTAGAAAACCGGCCTCATCGAGGTGGCCTCGTAACATGAAAACGCAGGCATGTTCGCGTCAGTCTGTCCCCCTCGAGGCAAATAATCCGTGTGTGCTTCTGTGGCGCTTCCGTTAACGGCGTTTCCGACCACCTCCAAAGAGCTGGAACTTGTCTCTGGTTCGTTATTGGCGACACTGGTGAGAGTTACGGAAACTTTTCGAGAGGAGCCGGGGTAGTGTGTTAACGCGCTGCTGTACAAGTGCATTTTCAATGTCCTCCCTTTATACAATACGTCTTTGGCCTCTTTCTTACCGAATGATGACAACACAGTCCAAAAATACTTTCTGTCATCAATAGCAGCGAATGTGTAGGGCGCGTTTCCATGGATCCTCGTTCCCCGCTGCTACAGTTTTCTTGCGTCAGCCCCAAAGCAGCCCTAATTTTAGCCCGAGCACTGGTGGTAACCGGACCCCCCCGGTCTCTGACACACCGCCCGAGCCGAGGAGACGACCCGCAGCTCGCGGGAATGTGAAAGATGTGATGTGTCACTGGGACTCTCGGCGTTTCTCTCGCGTCTGGCCGTGTTTACGCTGGCGCGCGCGTCAGGGCGGCGTCGCCAGATTGGAATGTGTGCAGCTTGCCAAGAGGCCGCGGGTTCACATACAGCTCTGCGGACCACACTGCTTCTCAACAGCGAGGAAGTCCCGCCTCACACAAAACTTCATTGGTCCTACTTTATCAAGAAGAGTTGGCTAGGAATCGCCTTAAGCATATTAAAGACTTTTCTAAGAAATGTACGTCACGTCGACGCGACATCAAACCAGAGCTTCAAtccaataaatttatttttaaagacaagCAAATTATTTTTCTGCTTTTCCTTATATGGTTTAAACTTCCATTTGACACTGAGTTCCAGAATTGTGAACATTTTGCTACAAAAACACTTATCCACTAATCCCAGAATTCCTGAACATTCTGACTCATGACATCATATTCTGCAAAGTCTCAACACTGTATTAATGCACCTGTTCTGAGAAATAGTCATTCGTTTTTAGtggtccatctatctatctatctatctatctatctatctatctatctatctatctgtctgtctgtctgtctgtctatctgtctgtctgtctgtctatctgtctgtctgtctatctgtctgtctgtctgtctttctgtattAGAGGATATGATGTCACTGGGCTGATCACCCTTAAATTGAAGGTCATTTGGAACCACATGAGTTTTAAATAGCTTGCACATAACTCTCATACATAGTTCCACTGTGTTCTCAGTTTCACTGTGCTGACATGTGTCTCCATAAACTGAACTGGAAGTCGGTATGGCCCTTCATGCTTGTGTTACTGAAGGGAAAATATCTCATGTGTCTCGAATATATTCTGCCATGACTTCCAAAAATCActtaatacagttttatttaatacataGAGTGTATGTGAACAAAATAAGGGTTAAGCTAGTTTATTtggaattatttatttcatttggaatcaaaatatgtagtttttaatatatcttattttaacacattcatttttaCCAATAGATGGCAGGCAAATGCTTTTACTACACTTTTGTGCAACACGTCTGCAGTTGCGCGATATAACGCCAGGGGGAACTATTGGTCTCTCTTTCTCGGATAACACTAACACGCATTTTTGACTGCGATGAGTCTTACACGAATCAACACGATCTAAAGTGAGGCTTATGAGGAATCGTGAATCATCACGTTTTCTCAGATCCATTGCAGAGACAATCAACATTTAGACATTACCTCACCGAGTTTGAATTATTTCCTTTAACAAGTATGAtgcaataagatttttttttatatccgaTTGCTACAGACATGGCTATTGTTTACTGCATGTGTAGTCAGAATAACCTGTGCTCTTATCAGCAGTAAATTGAGAATTAAGGCCAGCCAGACGCATGACGCATGCACGCCTCGCATGGAAAAGTCAACAACCTGACCTATATCCACAGACTCCGAATACAGCTCTCTAAAGCCTTTACCATGTGCTTCAGTGCTTTGACAAGCAGATCACACTTGGTTTTAAGGTCTGTGTCTGTAGGCTACATGTGTTTTGACACATATCTAATAATGTGAGTCATGCATACACTAACGTGCATGTTGAGCACGATTTGACGCAGAAATCTGAACTGTTTTGGTTCATGTACTGAACTGGAACAACAACAGATGATCGTGGTGCTCCATACGCGCGAGAGATAATCAGTGTTAAGAATTCTGAGACTGCTGTGATTTGAATTAGGGGCGCGTCACCAGGACAGCTGAAGAAACAAGCGATTCTTGCTTTACAACCATTTAATCCCAACGGTCAATTTGGTCTCACGCAGGGCTGCGCCAACAGGAAGCATCACGCACGGTTTACAAATGGAGCTGCTGTGGAACCGAGAACACGAATACTCAAAACATGTTTCATTTTGTACATTTGTTAATGGCATTCGAATTATTTAAAGGTTCTAGAACACTCGGAGCGCACATTTCATTAGTGTTTTTTGTAATCAGCAGCGCACAACCGCTTCTAAATCTAAAGCGCCGATGTAGTCCAGAAATCCCGtacaaatgactcttttgagtcggttcatttttaatgaatcaaagacATGTACAGCGCCTACTAGTGTAGTCCGGTTTTCGAAACAATGAGTCGGCTCTTTTATGTGATTCACACAGATTTAACATCTCTGGTCAAATGAATCTGACTCTTTCtagtaaataaaaacactttattgAATAAATCTGACTCACTGACATGACAGCAAGTTATTAGCCTACTTTGGCAAcgcaaaatcaaaaaaaaaaaaaaaaaaaaaacagtcaccgTGTTATTTGTAGCACTCGAGAGATTAAATTACACAATTTAAATGCACAGAGTATGTTTTGTAGTAATCAGTcacatatatgaaaaataaagctttgtttatttcgtatttttatttaatattaataacttgTTGGTTTGCATTGATTGCTTCTATAAAAAAAACTTGTCTGTAAGAAGTAAACAAAAAGGTAAGCATGTTTTGCAAGAATTGCAGTTTATGTTTTTCGATGGTTACTGTtctgttaaatttaaaattatgtcatcatttaagACTAACAAGAGTCATATTTATTTCCTAGAGTATTCACCAAAAGCTCAAAAAAGATTAACCAAACCATAATTGTTAAGTAAAATGGGAACCAAAATGAATACAATCGAATTAAATCCCTACTGGCATTCTTGCAACAGCATCATGGACATCTGTCACCTGAAATAACTGCCGCATTGCACCTGATAACATATCAACACTATCCTGCAGTAAcacaattttataatataaacacCAGTAACATCCAAACATCTCAGTGACAGAAAAACAAAGCGCCATCAAAAATACTGTTTGGAGTAGGGTGCCTAACAGAAGTGTGCTGATGAAAGCAGTCCCAAATATATCCCTGCCATGTGTCTGCCTCTCGGTAATGTTAGCCTACATTCATAATAAACCAGCTTCCTGTCTCTCTGCCGCAGTCATTAAAGGGAAACGTGCAGAAACTAGATCCAATTCAATGTCCAAAATAAGTCTCCACAAACACGTTCCGCACGCTGGATCTTTCTCTACACACGTTTAAGATTCAGATCGGTTAGTCAAAAAAGCCcttttttctgtttcttgttATCCTTTTTGTATGTCTGATGTCAGATTTTTCCCTCTTGCCCTCGGAGGGGGAGGATCTAACCGCGTTGAGTCACGCAGCTGTCAAAGATAGCTGTCACCCAGTTTCCACATCAAACACTGAATGAGACGCGCAGCCTGTCCCAGGTAACGTTACCCGACAATGTGTTGCGTCTCCGACAAATGAAAAACGCGCTCCGCGGCGATTCCTCGACAAAAAGAATTATTTCGCGCGATACTTTGTAACAATCTGGAATAATACAGTTGTGTGTGATTAAAGCGAAGAAGAATCGACCTCCTTGTTGCCAACGTGAAAAGGGGAATTTTGACGGACATGAAGACCAAAAAGGGTATGTATCTTCGCGATATGGGTGATAGCGGCGATATATGTTAGATTTTCACTGGTGATTGTAATGACTGGATAGAACTTGTCGATGTTGGTTGAACAGAAAATGTCTGGCATACTGCTATTGTTTTCCACTGCAGACAAAACAGCCTTTTTCTCACCATGTGCTGGCGGGCTGTCACATCGAGCCGTTTAGCGTTATTAACACGCATGTTTTATATACACAACATGAAAGCTTTTATTTTGTACAGACATGCTTATGTAAAAGTcgtatttatttttagatgtttCAAGAAATCTACAACTATAACTTCAAATAGTCTCAAATGTAACTCTTCTAAATGCGTGTTGTGCAGTAGGTATAAAATGCCTTCGTGTAATTGTTAAACGCCTTTGGTTTGGAAAATTTTTTTCACGCACTCAAAGTTTCTTATTAACACTGACTCAAGTTTTGTTATAGGAATATGAAGAGAACTTTCCAAGTGTCGTTTTTAGTTTGTCGACTACTCTTGTTTTGCTTTCACCGCATTTGTACATTGTGTAGCGGTCATAAATGTGCAACAATAATTCCTGACCTCCTTTTGTGAAGTTTGTGTATTTCGCGCTGCTTCCTCGAGGCGACGCTTTCACATTCCCTCCGACCTCGTGTTTCTCACAGCACACAATAGAACCCGAGTTATTCTCTGTCGTTAAGTTAATGTTTCTCAAATATTATAGCGTGTAACTGAGTATAGAGACTTGTCAGCCTTCCATATGTCACCTGACGTGATTTCATAAGTTTTTATCTTGTGAAAAGTCGAAAAAACTGAGTTTGAAATGCCCCACACGCGACATTCTTTTGTTCGGTCTTGAGATTTGCAACAGGTtcccctccccctcatcctcATGTAGGCCAACTATAAAATTACTCGTCAACTTCAACAagttcgttttctcacacaacATTAAAGATAGATATGTACGTGATTTAACTCGTTTCGTTTTTAGACGGTGAAGAGTCCCAGACGCTCGAGCTGAAGTTGGGGAAA from Carassius carassius chromosome 35, fCarCar2.1, whole genome shotgun sequence encodes:
- the LOC132115978 gene encoding OTU domain-containing protein 1-like translates to MHLYSSALTHYPGSSRKVSVTLTSVANNEPETSSSSLEVVGNAVNGSATEAHTDYLPRGGQTDANMPAFSCYEATSMRPVFYTSTAEIIITRPDGVERSVPVHIVKEPRTNRGPLETRYNRVTYAVNGDDHHHSDSVFELDPRRNVFGDDNDEISERNSVHYDRCFDNDSYRVCERRLESVMQSDATPSRTFGSVENPSFDSHESLKVPERQESVEDDNPVFELNILQEPSATPNKSAVDNKVTRYLAEVERQNKYLHDRQKYRFHIIPDGNCLYRAVSKAAYGDQSMHKELREQTMHHIADHLEEFNPIIEGDVGEFLINAAQDGTWAGYPELLAMSQMLNMNIYLTTGGSVESPTVSTMVHYLGEEDLSKPAVWLSWLSNGHYDVLLDSCQPNPEYDDWCRHTQVQRKRDEELAKSMAASLSKMYIEQNGLH